ccGGTGCAAGAAACATTAGAATTAACCACCGTGGCAATCACACCCCAATTCGAGGCCTTCACAAAGAATATACTTTTCCTTCATCTAAAAATTGTGAGTCAAATTTCTGCAGCTCCAATGTGATTTTTCGTGTAGTTAGTCCTTGAAATCCCAATTTGGATCCAAGTTAGCAAAAGTCAAGCTCTAAAAAACTGTATTCAAATTTCAAAGAGACGAGTTTTCCAGCCTAATAATGGAAGGGCCTTTAATTTTAAGTCGTTTTGGACCACTCTCTAAGGTTACTGGTTCCTTTTTGGTCTTCCCCGGTTCATGGTACATATTAAAATCTCCATGTTTGATAGCAGCTTCTTCGTTTCCCAATTTCTTGTATTTAATTGATACAAGTGTCGAGGCTCCTTTAACAAACTTGTCCTTCGACACACTTTCAAGGGGTTCTCTAGAGTAAATGGAACACTCAGATGCTGAATCATGCTGACATATTCCTTCAAGTTGTACTTTCTTTAACCGTTTCAGCCCCTGCATAAACGAGTGTCGATCAATATTGAATCAACCAAAACATATTTCTTACCGAGTATAATTCCAGTCATGTAcctggcacatgactggagttaacggaAAAATTTAACGATTTTTTAACGGAGGGACGATCCATTTTAGAGAATACAATTCAAGGGACTACCAACGCAAAATATAAAGGTTTAGGGACGATTTGCGTAATTATGACTAAAAAATATCAATACCTGACTTTCAAAATTTGAAGGGACTGTAACGACTGTATTTCGGTGGCCCCACTTTGATGATGATCGTCGTTTGACCCTAAATGTGTCTGAGTCGGAGTCATCACTTTCTTGATACATAGTTCCATCGATTACTCCTGAAGCTTCGTGCATCTTTACAGTAACATTTTCAGAATAATTAGCAAACGTATTCTCATCATCACCAAAACCAATTTTGCAAAATGGAGTATATGTTTCGTTGTCAGTTATCGGGTACAATTTGGATAGCAAGATCATATCAGTAGCAGTTTCAGATTGTTGTTGAACCTCAAGTACAATATTTTTCTCCTGCATAAACTTCATGGCTGCTGCCTCCATGTCTAAGATATCTTCCCTTACCGAGATTGTAAAGCTATCTCCACAAGAAAGATTAAGTTGCTTAAACTCTGAAATCGAAAATAGAAGAAGCAATACACAATTAGAAAAAGGATTAACAGAAAAGGCTTCAAAGTAACAACATAGAGGTGGCAGTTTCAGCAATTTACTGATAAATATGTCGATTTGGAATTAGGCCTGTTTAAGGTCGCAAGATGTGTACTTTTGACACAAACAATGTACTAAATCCTTTTAATCAGAGATATAGTGATTGTAATGATCAAGGTTGCAAAAAAATCgttactcggggagtactcggtcagGACCTTTTAAAGAGTACtcagatgttgaccaagtttgactttgactgattttgactGAGTTTTGATCATTTTCCGAGGTAATCCGGAGTTTTGGCCGAGTTTGGCCGATTTTccaagtaatcccgagttttgaccaAGTTTTGCCTAaaatttgaccgagtttgactgagTTTGACCGAGTACTCTCCGAGTACTCCCAAAGTTGCCAAAACCGAGTACTCTCTTAGTGATTCCGAGTTTTGCAACACTGGTAATGATACTTTTCAATCAAATTTGATTAACTACTTATATTAACcaaaacacacatacacacataaacTAAATAAAAAATTCAAGAGATTAAATGTTTTTGGGTGGAAGCAGTCTAACATTTtttaaaccatattaacatttatcTTCTAGAAAAACAGAAACACGAAAAGAATGGCTTCCCATACCATGGCGCAGGCATACGGGATGCAAATAGCAACTGCAGTTTATATACGCAACATAACAGTCACGTTTACAAACACTGCATAAAATGGTTGCATGAGAATATGTCGAAGCACCCATGTATTCTCTTAATTTCTTTAAACACCAACGAATCCGATGTTGAAAATGCATCAAATTCACAAACGCAGCCTTAATGTTTCGATGAGATATCAAATCATCAGCAGATTGATCTTTGTATTCCATAGTTGAATAAAGAATCATTGATTCTTTGCACAAAAGTTCCTCGTGAGGAAGAAGAGGAACTCGGTTTAAAACCGCATAACGATGACTCGCTATTGAACCTAACAAGAACCAGTCACCGATTGCAAAATTTACTGCCTCGCTGCAATTAAAACCTAAAGTAGATCACATTCACAAAGTTAATTAATGAATCAAAacaattaaaatataattaatgcCATAGATTTGAATTTGGCAAGCATTGTACCATGACTAAATCCTGCATGATATGCTCTGGGAAAGGTTATAACAAATTCCCCGGGCTTTTGAACAGCTTTATAAACTGGAACACCGTTTTGTTGCAATATATTTGGAGGAAATATTGTTGTCTTCTCCAAAAGAACATCGAATGCACCATTTTCACTGTCTGTTGATAAAATGTCGTGCGTGTACACTTTTTGTCGAACCACGTTTTCGAAATCCAGAGCAGCATGACCAGGTACACCGTACCATGTTTTTGGAGCCCCACAATGATGATAATTCATGCTGCAAAATGTAAGATAACATGATATACATTGCATGAACAGCAACACATACACATACGATTATGATGATGTTTTCTAACAGCAGTATAagtatatagaatacctatacaagTAATGATCTTCTACATGCCAAGCAAACATACTAAACAGCATCCCGATGTAAAGCATAGGCTCAGTAACTCCCTGCAAAACATACAAACAAAATAAAAAGATTAATGGATGGACTTAAAGAATACTTAGAATCAAAGAAGGGAGAACTATATGAATACCGGAATTGTTGTTTCAAGCAGACGCAGAGTAGATCGGGACAGTCTTGAAACTTTCTGAAATCAAATTTGTAAAAGACAAGGACAAACATATCAAAACACATGTAATAAAAGTAGGTGGAATATGTATTTACAAATCAAACAAAACTATGGTGTATTAACAAAAGCACTGCACCCAACAGATCAAAATTATCCCATGCATAAAACAGATTAGTTGACTATCTACTATGATGAAGATAGGGTATGAAAAAACACCAAAGATGGGTTTACTAAAAGCAGACAAAATAGAAACAAACAGCTGAAAACCATTTATAATAGATCTTTAAGCAAGCTCACAACCCTACCAACGCCCTGTCGCAAGTTGGACATACTACTTCCATCAAATAAAACCAACCAACACAAACTAAAATAATCATATTACTTCAATCATGACTCAGTGAACATAAGGTACACTGACAAAGTATTAATGAATCTATCGACTATTGATTGCATGATATGAtaagtcggattactcgccctctcgggtagcccgaacagggaaaaccttctacctttacCTTTTAAACACATCATATGATAAGAGAGTAAGAAATAATCAAAAAGTTAAATGACTAAAACATATTAAAACCTTTAAATTCCATTTGCTACATGCAAGTTGATCACTGGGAGAAGATGAAAAAGCACTGCCATCAACATCACATGCATATTCAACACTTTCTGTCTTTCCATTAGCTATTTCATGCCAAAATTCTTTTTCTACATATGTAGCAGGAAGACATCCCGCACTATAATATCTACGAGCAAAAACCTTGTTCGCCATTTTCTCATAATCACGGAATGTATAGTTTCTGACGAATATAACTCATTAAACTCAACATGAATATAATACATACTTAGCTTATTTTATCAATAGCATATGAAAAAAACCAACCTTCCACTCATGAAAAACGTGACCTTATCATCAGTATTCCACTCAGCAAGACGGAGAGGTTGAACTCTTGTTGTAAACTTAAAACCAACTTTCTCTTTCATTAAAACTCTCCCAGCAGGAACCGAGGCACTCAATGGTGATACGATCTTGCAGATACCTGAAATGTTCAACGTTAGAAGAATATTAACTTGTGTTTATTAACTTATATAGAGTAAAACAATACCAAATCTTGAAGCATCTGGGGCTATTTTTTGCAGATATACCAAAGGATCTTCAAACTCTTTTATACTAGGATAGTATACAGGACATTCTGGAATTTTTTCCATCCAATCAAGATCATTTATACCTAACTTATCAGCCTTTGGCTTCAACATGGTATCTTTCCCCTGTATAGCAGCAACAGGTTGAGCATTTAAGTTCAGATTACAGAGCAATCTATCACCACAAGATGTGGGACCACGTAACGAATCTCCACCATTACTTTTCATTATATCAGAAACAAATGTAGCTTCATTTACTGTGCAGGATTTCGATTTCATCTGTCTCTTACGCTTCAGAAACTTCAGCATGTCCTCTCGGGAGAAACAAAACCTCCCTTCCACCTGTCAATCACAGGATAAATCAGATATATTCCGGTCCATAAACATCAACACACCTAGGTGAAAGGATCTTAAGCAGACACATGTGAACCAATTTCACTAGAGCAAATTACTACAGAAGGATACTATGATTGTTCCATTCCTTCATAAATTCGATATTCATTCATCTCTTTTAATATACACAGGCAACAAACTATTAGCTCAATTACAACGTGTATAAAGAAACTAGAGAAAGTCAAACAACTTTGAACAGTTAAATCAACCAATTCCCTATCAGCCATCCAATCGACTGAAAGGAAGCCAAACATATTATTGCCACATCAAAGGTCAACATAATGTAAATTCTTCAATTAATTACCAAACTCTAACAAAATTCAGCAATTATATGAATgagtatataatataattatacagTAATATATAATTGTAAATTATTATTAGCTCAATTACAACGAGTATAAAAAATTCAATCTAAAGAAAGTCAAACAACTTTAAACAGTTAAATCAGCCAATTCCTAGCAGGCATCCAATCGACTAAAAGCAAGTGAAACATATTATTGCCACATCAAAAGGTCAACATAATGCAATTTGTTAAATTAATTGACAAAACTTTAACAAAATTGAGCAATTATataaataaatgaatatataatcataatatatataattaaaatttgGAGTATCAGAAAATAACACAAATTCTCATTAATTATGTTCTAAATCAAAAGTAACAAAACGCTAGAGATCTCATAGACGCATTATGCCATTATTCACcggaacattatatatatatatatatatatatatatatatatatatatatatatatatatatatatatatacatgttgaaGAGGTAATCATACCATCTCATTCCGCACAAACTCACCGGAGTGCTCCGTCGTCGCTTCGGTCACTTCACCAAACTAAAGTAACAAAAATTAACCGAAAATCACGATCTCGGCAATTATATTTGCCACATTCCGCCGTGAAGGCCTCGAATGAAAGGATCGGACGGTTTTCGAGGGTCAGGATTACCGGTCGCGACGGTAATCACACGAAACCGCTCAGCGATAACACCGAGAGTTCCGGTTTATGTAATTAGGCGGTTACGTCAATGAATTATCGTCAGGCGAGGAGTAACGGAGGTAATTATAGGAAACGAGCGGTTTTCCGGCGATAACAAAGAGGTTTTATCGAGCGGTTTAGAGAGAAGGAAAGATGAATAGTAGATGAGATACAGAAAGAGTATGGTTttagaaaacgaaaaaaaaaaggagagagaaaataacttaccttatatataaattattatattaaataaaataaaataaaataatatataataataataataataataataataataataacaacaaaggttaccgcttctccagaattcatttttTCGTTATTTCCCCGACTATCGgtcttatggaaatcacagcagggtgatcacacctctgcttggctaagggcagtccctattttggggttgggtcagacgatgaacgcaaagacttaccgatgtgtgttgtgctaccggttagatgttccattgttctctatctcgacggcatgctctgcctgttcaagggtttttactggggatattttcggggatcacgccgtgtcttgtgctggtatggtgggtattaagcatcgacataatattgttcgggatttccttgttgatgtttgttatcgatctgggatttcagcgagaaaggaggttgataTTGGGttatctggagggaacgacagggccctcagacctgcagatgtgttactttattcctggaattgtggtcgcgatgtttgtgttgacttgactgggtcttctcctttgacgcagtctgggctttctgattttgtccctggacgtgctgtggttgatgcggctcgtcggaagcgggtcaagtacgaatctagctgtcaggcgattggttatggtttcattcctttctcattttcttccctgggggaattagagaaggaggctgtttctttgctaaagcgggttcagaagagttcgatggcgcaagatattggtgccggtgctgctgctcatatttttactaggataggttttgctattgctagaggtgtgggggcccagattgtctctaggcttcccactaattttttgtaagttttaaaacttttaagttttttttataataaaataataataataataataataataataataataataataataataataataataataataataataataataataatacggattaATAATAagtagggatggcacccgcggatCGTGGGCGCGGATCTACTACATCCATCACCCGCACCCGCGGATTTTTTGATGATCCATTAGCCCGCGGATCTTGATTCACGGATGTATTTTTAGATCTATGCCCGTATTCACGAGTATTCGCGGGTTGTGAGTTTACCAGCGGATTTTATTCATGAAGTATATGTAAATTAAAGTattcaaaaataaaaagtaaatatCATTACGTAATTTAAAGTGACATGAAAAATAATCATCGAATCAAATACCATGATATAACTAAATGAGAAaacatatattaattatacttTTTACGCTAATATATGCGAAGCTACAATGTTTAAAATTAACAATCAAAATTTAGTTGCTAAATCTAATCATACAGTAGACTGACAAATTACGAAAGTGATAAGTAAAAATTAGATTTATTAACATAGTCTAACAAAAGAAACAAACAATAGCATGCTTTCATTATATAATACATGTAATGTGTAGTTGCGGGATGATCTAGTTACTAAAAAGATCGATACCAAAATGATATGAGGAATGTAGAAACTTATACGGAGTAAATTATGACCTATTAGCCATTTATTCAAGGTGGCGATTTCCACGCATTTAGAAGGGGTAAGTCCGTGGATTATTCAAACGGGTATTACGGATTTTCGGATCGGATTTTATCCGCAATGGATCTATTAATAACTCTAGCATACCATTTTTTCGGCGAAAAGAAGTAAATTCATTAATAAAACAAGGAAGCATCATCAAAATGATGATGAGTCCGAATAGAGTACACGTAATACAAACAGATGTAGCAAGTACTAAAAGTTACGAACATGAAACCAATAAAAACATTAAAAAGAGCTAACTAAGCTTTGTGAATTAGCACAAAGGTTGTTTTCCCAAACATAAAATTGATGGCTTGAACATAGCTTTGTAAAAGAATGCCCATTGAAAAACCTTCATCTTGATACTACGAACAATATAAGACATGCATGAAAATTTTTGCTCAAAAATTGCCTTGTTTCTTGCAGACCAAATTGCCCAAATGGTAGCAGGGTCTATTAGCCTCCAAAATTTTGAGGCATTGATGTTCATTCCATGAAACCAATCCGAGGTAAATTGCTTTAGAGAAGACGGTAGAATCCACCGAATATTCCACCACTTGAAAAGTTCTGACCATAATTTGAAATACCATATGTAACCTTTAAAATTATGCTAAATCAACTACATATTATAAATATCTTTTTTCATTATTTACTTTCCATATATAATTTAAGTTTTAGTGTTATTAATGTCacttattagttataaatatacatTATTATTGTATATTTGGTATGCTTAAACGTGATACTTATAcctttatcatttttcattatgtcattaataataataattttatacaaTTTCAACTATAAATACAATACAATCAAACACAATTTTATACAACTCAACTATTTTTTTCTCCCATGTTTTCTAAATTTTATACGAATTCTCAAACACAATAACTTTTCAAACATTATCAATGGCTCCCATTAAGGTTTTACACGACGTATATTACCGGGTTAAAGTAGCCTCTGACTAGAAGTCATACGCTGATGGGTAGAAAAAATCATTTGATGATTTCGATGTTACTAACTTTGATATATCAAAGTTGAAGAACTTCCTCGAAGAAGAAATATCGGTCGTATTTTCGGATATTGTGTTTCTTGGCAAAGTCAAAAAAGTATTGTTGTTCGTGTTTATGGATAGTGTATAAGAACGAGCCAAGACACGCACTAGTCGAATTCAGATGTATCTTTTACAATTAGGGCAATCGGGTTATAATCGGGTCACTTCTAATTCGAGTAGTTTTCAATCAATCTACGTGAGTCATGACTCGTTTGACGGAAAATATTTATTTTGTTTATCTACTCgtcgtaattttttttatttttgattactgtatatgataatgctaaaaacaaacatatatttcatagcattattcctcaagaaagacaagcttttagttacaattgtcctatttacaagtgatattcgcttaaataataaaaggtgaagacaaaagacagattcgacgaattgaagacgcaaacgaccaaaaagctcaaaagtacaaaatacaatcaatgaggttccaattattgataagaaacgtctcaaaattacaagagtacaagattcaaaataaaaagtacaagatattaaattgtacgcaagtacgttcgaaaatccggaaccgggaccagagtcaactctcaacgctcgacgcaacggactaaaaattacaagtcaactatgcacataaatataatataatatttaaataattcttataattatttaatatattatattatttataaaaccgtcggcagaagaaaacaaccaaatatgagcctccccagctggccatgcgatcgcatggcctggaaggcataaatccatgcgatcgcatgagccccagttccagcccacatgcctataaaaatcgagctttggtgcaccacaaaatcaatctatctttctcttctctccattcatacgtaatatttatatttataatttatattttaattttaattttaattataattctaataataagggtatgttagcgaatattgtaagggtgtaagtcgaaattctgtccgtgtaacgctacgctatttttaatcattgtaagttatgttcaacctttttacattaatgtctcgtagctaagttattattatgcttatttaaaacgaagtaatcatgatgttgggctaattactaaaattgggtaattgggctttgtaccataattggggtttggacaaaagaacgacacttgtggaaattagactatgggctattaatgggctttatatttgtttaactaaatgatagtttgttaattttaatataaagatttacaattggacgtccctataaataaccatatacactcaatcggacacgatgggcgggatatttatatgtacgaataatcgttcatttaaccggacacgggaatggattaatagtcactagaattattaaaacaggggtgaaattatgtacaaggacacttggtataattgataacaaaatattaaaatcttgggttacactcagtcgacatcctggtgtaattattaaacaaagtattaaaatcttgttacagtttaagtccccaattagttggaatatttaacttcgggtataaggataatttgacaaggacacttgcactttatatttatgactgatggactgttatggaaaaaaaccagacggacatattaaataatccaggacaaaggacaattaacccatgggcataaaactaaaatcaacacgtcaaacatcatgattacggaagtttaaataagcataattcttttatttcatatttaatttcctttattttatatttaattgcacttctaattatcgcatttttattgttattgtatttaattgcacttttaattatcgtactttttaattatcgcaagtttattttatcgcacttttattattcgcaatttcattatcgttatttactttacgctttaatttaagtcttgtatttatatttattattttacatttggttttaactgcgactaaagttttaaaatcgacaaaccggtcattaaacggtaaaaaacccccctttataataataatattacttatatatatatttgtatttttataaaagtaaactaatatagcgttaagctttgtttaaaaagattccctgtggaacgaaccggacttactaaaaactacactactgtacgattaggtacactgcctataagtgttgtagcaaggtttaagtatatccattctctaaataaataaatatcttgtgtaaaagtgtatcgtatttaatagtatttcctgtaaaaatataagctattttatatacacctcgcgaaccatcaagttatttttggcgccgctgccggggaatctcttaaacgccggaagcgcaacgctaatataaaaaaaagaagatttttagtttattttttttaaattcgtttttataaaaatacgttttaaatattcaaaaatataaaaaagaaaaacaaaaatataaatattattttttagagtttggtaaatatttaagttttataaagtttctttatttctattttttttattttgtaaaaatataagttttatttaattaataaatatattttatattttacagcaaaaacagaaaaaaaaaaattattaattcggcctgtactgtagcagcccactctgtggcccgaaaccctagcccatgcgatcgcatggctgggcaactgaggactcatgcgatcgcatgagcccatctgacacgccagactgcagcctgaattaattacgaataattattattattattatatttaaaccctaattagggttatatattatatatattaatttagtttttattattaatttgtattatttagtttaattagtttaattaaattgtaaaattaatagttttataaaataaataatataaaaataatatttttataaaaattgtaatttttacaactttttgtatatttttatattttgtccctttttaatcgttttagcgtaatatttgtatttttagctcatatttagttttaaacttagtttttgccatagttatttttacttttagatttttaggctttgccgtagaattccttaagtgctttttctttagactaagatttaggtactttagaattttgtgacgcctttttaagttttagtttctttttaagttatttccatttgagatatagtttttcctgtaagctttaatatttttagacgacttttacctatgtatcaattatcattccaattagtaatctcaatttgcgattataattttaagttagttgtagtaataaggttaggttagtcaagtatttttaagttttataagtttcttttatttttccgtcgccttttatctttctttcttatttttctttttcgatctttttccgacgaactctttttctttcttatttctcgctattctagttttaggacatagatttttattctacttcttatctaaatttcttaaaattacgaaaatttattttaagtagttaaattgatagacatcaaaattttctggttcgtagtaatagttggatttgtacgtggaccgggttattggagccaaacagtcctcaattatattgagaccaaacgaatcctgtccctctgctgcatcttttggctattcgaaacgtgggcaaaatcagaaaagtctattgattggataacgtattataatttttctttccttttaaaaaaactaataggatattcagtgaatgcaccgagcaagacgttcaccaccttttgtacgttcaccacctgtaactagatcgagacatttagcaaatattactgccattaatttttctttagaatcgtcatccagtcgaccaagtactccagttcaaatttccgataatccattttttgaacccgacctcacaattgagaatccggagaatattcaggaacgattcgtagatcctgaaccactaaactttcctccggaaccaccaatcattcaaacagagattgttgaggaacgaaccattaaatcagaatcctctagtgattccgattcaacaaattcaattatggagaatctggaacctttaagtatggaagaccgaatgagagctaaacgcactggccaaggtcacgcaattactcatccagacattaatgcgccagattatgaaatcaaaggacaaattctacacatggtgac
This genomic window from Rutidosis leptorrhynchoides isolate AG116_Rl617_1_P2 chromosome 2, CSIRO_AGI_Rlap_v1, whole genome shotgun sequence contains:
- the LOC139891548 gene encoding lysine-specific demethylase JMJ13-like encodes the protein MLKFLKRKRQMKSKSCTVNEATFVSDIMKSNGGDSLRGPTSCGDRLLCNLNLNAQPVAAIQGKDTMLKPKADKLGINDLDWMEKIPECPVYYPSIKEFEDPLVYLQKIAPDASRFGICKIVSPLSASVPAGRVLMKEKVGFKFTTRVQPLRLAEWNTDDKVTFFMSGRNYTFRDYEKMANKVFARRYYSAGCLPATYVEKEFWHEIANGKTESVEYACDVDGSAFSSSPSDQLACSKWNLKKVSRLSRSTLRLLETTIPGVTEPMLYIGMLFSMFAWHVEDHYLYSMNYHHCGAPKTWYGVPGHAALDFENVVRQKVYTHDILSTDSENGAFDVLLEKTTIFPPNILQQNGVPVYKAVQKPGEFVITFPRAYHAGFSHGFNCSEAVNFAIGDWFLLGSIASHRYAVLNRVPLLPHEELLCKESMILYSTMEYKDQSADDLISHRNIKAAFVNLMHFQHRIRWCLKKLREYMGASTYSHATILCSVCKRDCYVAYINCSCYLHPVCLRHEFKQLNLSCGDSFTISVREDILDMEAAAMKFMQEKNIVLEVQQQSETATDMILLSKLYPITDNETYTPFCKIGFGDDENTFANYSENVTVKMHEASGVIDGTMYQESDDSDSDTFRVKRRSSSKWGHRNTVVTVPSNFESQGLKRLKKVQLEGICQHDSASECSIYSREPLESVSKDKFVKGASTLVSIKYKKLGNEEAAIKHGDFNMYHEPGKTKKEPVTLESGPKRLKIKGPSIIRLENSSL